A genomic window from Nocardioides sp. BP30 includes:
- a CDS encoding ATP-dependent zinc protease family protein: MSTNDPTRTVGWREWVGLPGLGIEWLKAKIDTGAQTSSLHAFALERFGRDGEDWVRFEVHPWQRSSADPVVVELPVHDRRHVRSSSGHVEERYVVTLDLRLDGRIVPAEVTLTRRDAMGFRMLVGREVLRRGFLVDSSASYLGGRPPKDVRRANRRPE; the protein is encoded by the coding sequence CGCACCGTCGGCTGGCGTGAATGGGTCGGCCTGCCGGGCCTCGGGATCGAGTGGCTCAAGGCCAAGATAGACACCGGCGCCCAGACGTCATCGTTGCACGCCTTCGCCTTGGAACGGTTCGGGCGCGACGGAGAGGACTGGGTCCGGTTCGAGGTGCACCCGTGGCAGCGCAGCTCGGCCGATCCGGTGGTGGTCGAGCTGCCCGTGCATGACCGCCGGCACGTCCGGTCCTCCTCCGGTCACGTCGAGGAGCGGTACGTCGTCACGCTCGACCTGCGCCTGGACGGTCGGATCGTGCCAGCCGAGGTCACGCTGACGCGCCGCGACGCGATGGGCTTCCGGATGCTCGTGGGCCGTGAGGTGCTGCGGCGGGGGTTCCTGGTCGACTCGTCGGCCTCCTATCTGGGTGGGAGGCCACCCAAGGACGTACGCCGCGCCAACCGCCGTCCGGAGTGA